A genomic stretch from Chitinophaga lutea includes:
- a CDS encoding HNH endonuclease: MATIKNLKNEVWKDLQIKNKSALRKKYAVSNMGRVISYHESVDDGKLLNGSTVEGYTVLNIKPADTYQSLYLHREVARLFCPKTSRTQKYVIHLDFDKKNNKASNLRWATKEEMEKHQQNSPAKIAYKELQRHRQKGLKLNVVKVKSIKRLLNKPGKKTMKQIAEQFAISEMQLYRIKSGENWSHVTLD, encoded by the coding sequence ATGGCCACGATCAAAAATCTGAAAAACGAAGTCTGGAAAGACTTGCAGATTAAAAACAAATCTGCCCTGCGTAAAAAATACGCGGTGTCCAATATGGGAAGAGTGATCAGTTACCACGAAAGCGTTGATGACGGCAAATTGTTGAACGGTTCTACCGTAGAAGGCTATACGGTGCTGAACATCAAACCCGCCGACACCTATCAGTCGCTATACCTGCACCGCGAAGTAGCCCGCCTGTTCTGCCCGAAAACCAGCCGCACCCAGAAATATGTGATTCACCTCGATTTTGACAAAAAGAACAATAAAGCCTCCAACCTCCGCTGGGCTACCAAAGAAGAAATGGAAAAGCACCAGCAGAACAGCCCGGCCAAAATTGCCTACAAAGAGCTCCAGCGCCATCGCCAGAAAGGCCTAAAGCTGAACGTGGTGAAGGTCAAAAGCATCAAACGCCTGCTGAACAAACCCGGCAAGAAAACGATGAAACAGATCGCCGAACAGTTTGCCATCAGCGAAATGCAGCTGTACCGCATCAAAAGCGGCGAAAACTGGAGCCATGTAACGCTGGATTAA
- the proC gene encoding pyrroline-5-carboxylate reductase, protein MSGKKIAIIGGGNLGSAIAQGLLKSGFSEAADITITKRNIATLANLAEQGVQVETDNAKAISRADVVVVALKPYNVKEVLSELRASFDAKKQMLISVVTGVLLDDLEKITLPGMPIFRAMPNTAIAIQESITCVCGRNVSEQQTAFVTDMFNQLGQTVSIDEKLMDAATVLGACGIAYALRFIRASIQGGIEIGFDARTATRIAAQTVKGAAELLIRENRHPEEEIDKVTTPKGCTIAGLNEMEHQGFSSSLIKGITVSYNKIAKD, encoded by the coding sequence ATGTCCGGTAAAAAGATAGCCATTATTGGCGGTGGCAACCTGGGCTCAGCCATAGCACAGGGTTTATTGAAGAGCGGCTTTTCAGAGGCGGCGGATATTACCATTACGAAACGCAACATCGCCACCCTGGCGAACCTCGCCGAACAGGGGGTTCAGGTAGAAACGGATAACGCCAAAGCCATCAGCCGGGCCGACGTGGTGGTGGTGGCCCTTAAACCATACAATGTCAAGGAAGTGCTGAGCGAACTGCGGGCCTCCTTCGACGCCAAAAAACAGATGCTCATCAGCGTGGTGACCGGCGTACTGCTCGACGATCTTGAAAAGATCACGCTGCCGGGCATGCCCATTTTCCGCGCCATGCCCAATACGGCCATCGCCATCCAGGAATCCATTACCTGCGTGTGCGGCCGCAACGTTTCGGAACAGCAAACGGCATTCGTGACCGATATGTTCAACCAGTTGGGCCAAACGGTGAGCATCGATGAAAAACTCATGGACGCCGCCACCGTACTGGGCGCCTGCGGCATCGCCTACGCGCTGCGGTTCATCCGCGCCAGCATCCAGGGGGGGATCGAAATCGGCTTCGATGCGCGCACGGCCACCCGCATCGCCGCACAAACGGTGAAAGGAGCGGCGGAACTGCTGATCCGCGAAAACCGTCACCCGGAAGAGGAAATCGACAAGGTAACCACCCCCAAAGGCTGCACCATTGCAGGCCTCAACGAAATGGAGCACCAGGGCTTCAGCTCGTCGCTGATCAAGGGGATTACCGTTTCTTATAATAAAATTGCGAAGGACTGA
- a CDS encoding efflux RND transporter permease subunit gives MKITEISIKRPTVVVVLFTILTLLGFISYKSLNYELLPKFSSPIVTIATVYPGASPQEVESTVTKKIEDAVASMEKIKKLTSKSSESLSVVTVELNNDANVDIALQDAQRKVNAILADLPGDAKPPSLNKFSLDDLPIMTLSATAKMDERKFFDLVDKKLQPQLSRLPGVAQISLIGGQEREIRINIDPKKLEAYKLSILQVRQLVTNANLDFPTGKVKTTDQQILVRLAGKYKDVDQLRNLVLTTTATGTQVRLQDVADVQDDQKDAERIARVDGLNAIAMQVQKQTDANAVEVSKQIQKAIAGIEKEYSANALEIKVANDNSVFTLESADSVIHDLIIAVLLVAAVMMLFLHSLRNAIFVMISIPASLIATFIGMKLFGFSLNLMSLLGLSLVVGILVDDAIVVLENIYRHMEMGKNKVRAAFDGVKEIGFTVTSITLVIVVVFLPISLTNELVSKILREFCVVVMISTLLSLLTSFTIVPLLASRFGKLTHLTGKNVFEKFILWFEKQLDKFTHWMTNGLKWALAHKTITIVGALVLLVASFQLLSRGYIGGEFIPKGDRGQFIIMLEMPKDASLEQTNQATRKVEQIMDKKREVVSQITTVGQTSEDGFGTSQSTAYKAEITVMLIDLHQREAADIFASKVKKELKGQLPGVKVKTTPVSIMGTAERAPVELVVMGTNLDSVMSFAKTAMAELKTIEGSSEVKLSVEEGNPEINVQVDRDKMSALGLTLENVGGTMQTAFSGTADDSKVKFRQGEYEYDINIRFDDFNRKNIQDVSNIDFKNDKGELIKLSQFATITEGSGPSRLERRDKNTSVSVQSQVMGRPSGTVTQEFGAKVAKLQKPAGVSYVFGGDAENQGDSFSTLGMALLISIVMVYLIMVALYDNYIYPFVVMFSIPLSIIGALLALALTNNTLNIFTILGMIMLIGLVAKNAIILVDFTNQMKEEGQSTYNALLHANKARLRPILMTTIAMVIGMLPIALATGGVASTKNGLAWVIIGGLISSMFLTLIVVPVIYMVVDKVMAKFGMGRVSKKRYIRQRMVAPTRQELEMQDLSSASMMN, from the coding sequence ATGAAAATTACAGAGATTTCCATAAAAAGGCCGACGGTGGTGGTCGTACTGTTCACCATCCTGACCTTGCTTGGTTTCATCAGCTACAAATCCCTCAACTACGAGCTGCTGCCCAAGTTCTCATCGCCGATCGTAACGATCGCCACGGTCTACCCGGGCGCTTCACCGCAGGAGGTGGAAAGCACCGTGACGAAAAAAATCGAGGATGCGGTGGCCTCGATGGAAAAAATCAAGAAACTGACTTCCAAGTCGTCTGAAAGCCTTTCCGTTGTGACGGTAGAACTGAACAACGACGCCAATGTGGACATTGCGCTGCAGGACGCACAGCGTAAGGTGAACGCCATCCTGGCGGACCTCCCCGGCGATGCCAAACCACCGTCGCTGAACAAGTTTTCGCTCGACGATTTACCGATCATGACCCTGTCTGCCACGGCCAAAATGGATGAGCGCAAGTTCTTCGACCTGGTGGACAAAAAGCTGCAACCGCAGCTCTCGCGCCTGCCCGGCGTTGCGCAGATTTCGCTGATCGGCGGCCAGGAACGGGAAATCAGGATCAATATCGATCCTAAAAAACTGGAAGCGTATAAATTATCGATTTTACAGGTCCGCCAGCTGGTGACCAACGCTAACCTCGACTTCCCCACCGGTAAGGTGAAAACCACGGATCAGCAGATACTGGTGCGCCTGGCGGGTAAATACAAGGATGTGGACCAGCTGCGGAATTTAGTGCTGACTACCACGGCAACTGGCACCCAGGTGAGGTTGCAGGACGTGGCCGATGTGCAGGACGACCAGAAAGATGCGGAGAGAATTGCGCGGGTAGACGGGTTGAACGCCATCGCCATGCAGGTGCAGAAGCAGACGGATGCCAATGCCGTGGAAGTGAGCAAACAAATACAGAAGGCGATCGCAGGGATCGAAAAAGAATACAGCGCCAACGCACTCGAGATCAAGGTCGCCAACGACAACTCGGTGTTCACGCTCGAGTCTGCCGACTCCGTGATACATGACCTGATCATCGCCGTGTTGCTGGTGGCTGCCGTGATGATGCTCTTCCTCCACAGCCTGAGGAACGCCATCTTCGTGATGATCTCCATCCCGGCCTCGCTGATCGCGACTTTCATCGGTATGAAATTGTTCGGCTTCTCGCTGAACCTCATGAGCCTTTTAGGGCTCTCCCTGGTAGTAGGTATTCTGGTGGATGATGCGATTGTGGTGCTGGAGAATATATACCGTCACATGGAAATGGGCAAGAACAAGGTGCGTGCGGCGTTTGACGGGGTGAAGGAAATCGGGTTCACCGTAACTTCCATTACCCTCGTAATTGTGGTGGTGTTCTTACCCATTTCACTGACGAACGAACTGGTGAGCAAGATTCTCCGCGAATTCTGCGTGGTGGTGATGATCTCCACCCTGCTGAGCTTGCTGACTTCCTTTACCATCGTTCCTTTGCTGGCTTCCCGCTTCGGTAAGCTGACGCATCTGACGGGTAAAAACGTCTTCGAGAAATTCATCCTCTGGTTTGAAAAACAGCTCGACAAATTCACCCACTGGATGACCAATGGCCTGAAATGGGCGCTGGCGCACAAAACCATCACCATCGTAGGTGCGCTGGTATTGCTGGTGGCTTCTTTCCAGCTCCTGAGCAGGGGTTACATCGGCGGTGAGTTTATCCCGAAAGGCGACCGCGGCCAGTTCATCATCATGCTCGAAATGCCGAAAGATGCTTCCCTGGAACAAACCAACCAGGCTACGCGCAAGGTGGAGCAGATCATGGACAAAAAACGCGAGGTGGTTTCGCAGATCACCACTGTGGGCCAGACTTCCGAAGACGGCTTCGGCACCTCGCAGTCTACCGCCTATAAAGCGGAGATCACCGTGATGCTGATAGACCTGCACCAGCGTGAGGCGGCAGACATTTTTGCCTCCAAGGTGAAAAAGGAACTGAAAGGCCAGCTGCCAGGCGTGAAAGTGAAAACAACCCCCGTGAGCATCATGGGTACGGCGGAACGTGCGCCGGTGGAACTGGTGGTGATGGGCACCAACCTCGACAGTGTGATGAGCTTCGCCAAAACGGCCATGGCCGAACTGAAGACCATCGAGGGCTCCAGCGAGGTGAAACTGTCTGTGGAAGAAGGTAACCCGGAAATCAACGTGCAGGTGGACCGTGATAAGATGTCGGCCCTGGGCCTTACCCTCGAAAACGTGGGTGGTACTATGCAAACGGCCTTCAGCGGTACGGCGGACGATTCCAAGGTGAAATTCCGCCAGGGTGAATACGAATATGATATCAACATCCGCTTCGACGACTTCAACCGTAAAAACATCCAGGACGTTTCCAATATCGACTTCAAAAACGATAAGGGCGAACTGATCAAACTGTCGCAGTTTGCGACCATTACCGAGGGTTCCGGGCCGAGCCGCCTCGAGCGTCGCGACAAGAACACTTCCGTGTCCGTACAGTCGCAGGTAATGGGCCGCCCTTCCGGTACAGTTACGCAGGAATTCGGCGCGAAAGTCGCCAAGCTGCAGAAACCGGCCGGTGTGTCTTATGTATTCGGCGGTGACGCTGAAAACCAGGGCGATTCGTTCTCCACACTCGGTATGGCGCTGCTGATCTCGATCGTGATGGTATACCTCATCATGGTGGCGCTGTACGACAACTATATCTATCCGTTCGTGGTGATGTTCTCCATCCCGCTGTCCATCATCGGGGCCCTGCTTGCGCTGGCGCTGACGAACAACACCCTGAACATTTTCACCATCCTGGGTATGATCATGCTGATCGGCCTGGTGGCGAAGAACGCGATCATCCTGGTGGACTTTACCAACCAGATGAAGGAAGAAGGGCAGAGCACGTATAACGCGCTGCTGCACGCCAACAAGGCCCGTCTGCGCCCCATCCTCATGACCACCATCGCGATGGTGATCGGGATGCTGCCGATCGCACTGGCTACCGGTGGCGTGGCGTCTACCAAAAACGGCCTCGCCTGGGTAATTATCGGCGGTCTGATCAGCTCCATGTTCCTGACGCTGATTGTGGTGCCGGTGATTTATATGGTGGTGGATAAAGTGATGGCGAAGTTCGGTATGGGCCGGGTGTCGAAGAAACGTTACATCCGCCAGCGGATGGTAGCGCCCACCCGCCAGGAGCTGGAAATGCAGGACCTGTCGTCCGCTTCCATGATGAACTGA
- a CDS encoding efflux RND transporter periplasmic adaptor subunit: protein MKKVLIYGTLTIAAIAAIMWKLNANKKANADKTEFVKQSNTGDVPVLTEKVARVEFDQKFSVNGNFEPARDLTFLSEVSGRITKLMVDEGSVVKQGQIMARIDDELLGTDLQTAKVNLEQMKVDKERFESAFKTGGVTQKQMDDTRLQYEIAQSRYDAASRRIRDTYVKAPISGIINAKYVEQGAYLSAGTKMFDIVDVSRLKLRVTVPELQVINLKLGDKVNVTTNVFPETVYTGKITFIAAKGDNTLSYPVEMEVTNVSGKPLKAGMYGTANFEMPRQEPAILVARTAFVGGVNSNQLYVKEGNAAKLRKVVAGRIYGDKVEIREGLNEGETVITSGQINLVDGAKVTEQTK, encoded by the coding sequence ATGAAGAAAGTTTTAATCTACGGCACTTTAACAATAGCGGCCATTGCGGCCATCATGTGGAAGCTGAACGCCAACAAAAAGGCGAATGCTGACAAAACGGAATTCGTAAAACAAAGCAACACCGGCGATGTGCCCGTGCTCACCGAAAAGGTGGCGCGCGTGGAGTTCGATCAGAAATTCTCCGTGAACGGGAATTTCGAGCCGGCCCGCGATCTGACCTTTCTGAGCGAAGTGAGCGGCCGCATCACCAAACTGATGGTGGACGAAGGCAGTGTCGTGAAACAGGGCCAGATCATGGCGCGCATCGATGATGAATTGCTGGGCACCGACCTGCAGACGGCGAAAGTGAACCTGGAGCAGATGAAGGTAGACAAGGAAAGATTTGAAAGCGCCTTCAAAACCGGCGGCGTTACCCAGAAACAAATGGACGACACCCGCCTGCAGTACGAAATCGCACAAAGCCGCTACGATGCAGCTTCCCGCCGCATCCGCGACACCTATGTGAAAGCGCCGATCTCCGGCATCATCAACGCCAAATACGTGGAGCAGGGCGCCTACCTCTCCGCGGGCACCAAAATGTTCGACATCGTGGACGTATCGCGCCTGAAACTGCGCGTAACCGTACCGGAGCTCCAGGTGATCAACCTGAAGCTGGGCGATAAAGTGAACGTGACCACCAACGTATTCCCCGAAACCGTATACACCGGCAAGATCACATTCATCGCCGCCAAAGGCGACAATACGCTCAGCTACCCGGTAGAAATGGAAGTGACCAATGTAAGCGGCAAACCCCTGAAAGCGGGCATGTACGGCACCGCCAACTTCGAAATGCCCCGGCAGGAACCGGCCATCCTGGTAGCCCGCACCGCGTTCGTAGGCGGTGTGAACAGTAACCAGCTTTACGTGAAAGAAGGCAATGCCGCAAAACTCCGTAAGGTAGTAGCCGGCCGCATCTACGGCGATAAAGTGGAAATACGCGAAGGGCTCAATGAAGGCGAGACCGTGATTACCAGCGGCCAGATCAACCTGGTCGACGGTGCGAAGGTGACAGAACAGACCAAGTAG
- a CDS encoding TolC family protein: MKKWIVSFLFLSTAGILNANAQTKPLTLQEALKFALANNQTLAVSRIEENIGRLKTEEVRAQALPQVNANGTITDNLKKQVMVLPGELTGQPGKTSLLEVGTTWNVAATGELNQQIYNQSVFTGLKAAKAGEQYYTLQTQQSTENVIYEVSAQYYSLLVKKERMNVLQSNIDKLTRLVETTKSQFDNGLAKKIDLDRIKVSLVNYQTQKTQLENQLRVDENKLKQSMGMPADAAISLPPLALSEIEQKAAGTADFGSFNIANRTETKLLDKTEELQQFQKKAYLAEYFPSLSFNGRYSYNGLSNKFDLFSGSGGTANWFGMASIGLTLKVPIFDGFARRSRVQQANQVLRQIDLRQELNKLHLTTAYENSRLVILNSLSTIKTQKENVGLADEVYASTQNNYKLGLASLTDLLDAETSLAEAQNSYNEALLQYKLAELDLIKSNGNLPSLLN, encoded by the coding sequence ATGAAAAAATGGATCGTATCCTTCCTGTTTCTTTCAACAGCAGGAATATTAAACGCTAACGCACAAACGAAACCCCTGACACTGCAGGAGGCCCTGAAGTTTGCGTTGGCCAATAACCAGACCCTGGCCGTGAGCCGGATCGAGGAAAACATAGGCCGGCTCAAAACCGAAGAGGTGCGCGCCCAGGCCCTGCCCCAGGTGAATGCCAACGGCACCATCACGGACAACCTGAAAAAACAGGTGATGGTACTACCGGGCGAACTTACGGGCCAACCAGGTAAAACCTCGCTGCTCGAAGTAGGTACCACCTGGAACGTTGCCGCCACCGGCGAACTGAACCAGCAGATCTACAACCAGAGCGTGTTCACGGGCCTGAAAGCAGCGAAAGCGGGGGAACAGTATTACACCCTGCAAACACAGCAATCCACGGAAAACGTGATCTATGAAGTGTCTGCCCAATACTACAGCCTGCTGGTGAAGAAAGAAAGGATGAACGTACTGCAGTCCAACATCGACAAGCTGACCCGCCTCGTGGAAACCACCAAAAGCCAGTTCGACAACGGCCTGGCCAAAAAAATCGACCTCGACCGCATCAAGGTGAGCCTGGTGAACTACCAGACCCAGAAAACGCAGCTCGAGAACCAGCTGAGGGTGGACGAAAACAAACTGAAACAAAGCATGGGCATGCCCGCAGATGCAGCTATCAGCCTGCCTCCGCTGGCGCTCAGCGAAATAGAACAAAAAGCCGCCGGTACTGCCGACTTCGGGAGTTTCAACATAGCCAACAGAACGGAAACGAAACTTTTAGACAAAACGGAAGAACTGCAACAATTCCAGAAGAAGGCATACCTGGCGGAATATTTTCCCAGCCTTTCCTTTAACGGCCGCTATTCTTACAACGGGTTGAGCAACAAATTCGACCTCTTCAGCGGCAGCGGGGGCACCGCCAACTGGTTCGGCATGGCCTCCATCGGCCTCACGCTGAAAGTGCCCATCTTCGATGGTTTCGCACGCCGCTCGCGGGTGCAGCAGGCCAACCAGGTGCTCAGGCAGATCGACCTGCGGCAGGAGCTGAACAAACTGCATCTCACCACCGCTTACGAAAACTCCCGGCTGGTGATACTCAACAGTCTCAGCACCATCAAAACACAAAAAGAAAACGTGGGCCTCGCCGATGAGGTGTACGCTTCCACACAAAATAACTACAAACTGGGTTTGGCCAGCCTGACAGACCTGCTCGACGCGGAAACTTCACTGGCTGAGGCGCAAAACAGCTACAACGAAGCGCTCCTGCAATACAAACTTGCCGAGCTCGACCTGATCAAATCTAACGGTAACCTGCCATCACTTTTAAACTAA
- a CDS encoding TetR/AcrR family transcriptional regulator — MKERILETALRLFSTYGIKSITMQDIARECGISKKTVYEHFSDKTDLVDAVVAFMTGTHCHKLEECTSSGRDAIEELVLSLRQIELQVKSINPVLLFELEKYHPSAWKVIQEFKDRFVRKSIRENLERGIREGLFRSNMNIDIITHLRLMQIESAYNPRYFPAAQFDLHDVMVQVTLHYIHGVATPEGHRRIEAYTAIRQTA, encoded by the coding sequence ATGAAGGAAAGAATTTTAGAAACCGCCCTTCGCTTATTCAGCACATATGGTATCAAAAGCATCACCATGCAGGACATCGCCCGTGAATGCGGCATCTCCAAAAAAACGGTGTACGAGCACTTTTCCGATAAAACGGATCTCGTAGACGCCGTGGTGGCTTTCATGACCGGAACACATTGTCATAAACTGGAGGAGTGCACCAGCAGTGGGAGGGATGCCATTGAGGAGCTGGTGCTCTCACTCCGCCAAATAGAACTGCAGGTAAAGAGCATCAATCCCGTCCTGCTGTTCGAGCTTGAAAAATACCATCCCTCCGCGTGGAAAGTTATCCAGGAGTTCAAAGACCGGTTTGTCCGCAAAAGCATCCGGGAAAACCTGGAGCGCGGCATCCGTGAGGGACTTTTCCGCAGCAACATGAACATCGACATTATCACGCACCTGCGGCTGATGCAGATCGAATCGGCCTACAACCCGCGCTACTTCCCCGCGGCGCAGTTCGACCTCCACGACGTGATGGTGCAGGTAACGTTACATTATATACACGGCGTTGCCACTCCGGAAGGCCACCGGCGCATCGAAGCATACACGGCCATTCGTCAAACCGCATAA
- a CDS encoding TetR/AcrR family transcriptional regulator codes for MHTDNRDEMRDRIIEAALKRFTHYGASKTTMNEIAEDLHCSKASLYYYFPDKNALHFGVLEKAGETFFARLEKVAEGEGATVDILLEMARVRHIFAKRFCRLELFKVLRDKQIDTTGDVFEQARQRETAMTAKVLQAGIDRGELAPCDVQQMAVLYIQSMLGLRLSLANGAMSDDISEEGFETVRQWQEQFTAIFIKGLKK; via the coding sequence ATGCACACAGACAACAGAGACGAAATGCGTGACCGGATCATAGAGGCGGCTCTGAAAAGGTTTACTCACTATGGTGCTTCCAAAACCACTATGAATGAGATCGCCGAAGATCTGCATTGCTCCAAGGCCTCTTTATACTACTATTTCCCCGACAAAAACGCGCTGCACTTCGGAGTGCTCGAAAAAGCAGGTGAAACCTTTTTTGCACGCCTCGAAAAAGTAGCGGAGGGCGAGGGCGCGACCGTCGACATATTACTGGAGATGGCCAGGGTGCGCCACATCTTCGCCAAAAGATTCTGCCGGCTGGAGCTTTTTAAAGTACTGCGCGACAAACAGATAGACACTACCGGCGACGTATTCGAACAGGCCCGCCAGCGGGAAACCGCCATGACGGCCAAAGTGCTGCAGGCAGGCATCGACCGGGGCGAACTGGCCCCCTGCGACGTGCAGCAGATGGCCGTTCTATACATCCAGTCGATGCTGGGGCTCCGCCTTTCGCTGGCCAACGGCGCCATGAGCGACGACATCTCCGAAGAAGGGTTCGAAACCGTGCGGCAGTGGCAGGAGCAGTTCACCGCCATTTTCATCAAAGGATTAAAAAAATAA
- a CDS encoding pyridoxal phosphate-dependent aminotransferase: MKLSHLAETLIGSEIIKLAGEIKEKQAKGEKIYNFTIGDFDPKVFPIPLEFENEIIQAYKDKYTNYPPADGIAELRKAVGEFISEREGLSYDPNSEIVISCGGRPIIYATYRTIVDRGEKVIYATPSWNNNHYTHFLEGEHVVLEAKAENDFMPTAAELKPLLKGATLLALCSPQNPTGTTFGKKQLEEICDMVLEENKSRAAGEKPLYVLFDQMYWVLTFGETHHYNPVSLRPEMKDYTVFIDGMSKAFAGTGVRVGWALGPKHVMSKMKAILSHVGAWSPMAEQKAAAKYLVQKEAVNKYLVHFKGEVEERLVKIFEGFDALKKAGHQVDAIAPQAAIYLTIKLDLVGKKTADGKELADQAAVTSYILDEAKLAVVPFYAFGSAKNSPWYRLSVGTCVKEEIPAMLAALKAALEKLQ; the protein is encoded by the coding sequence ATGAAACTGTCTCATTTAGCCGAAACGCTGATAGGTTCTGAAATTATCAAACTGGCCGGAGAGATAAAGGAAAAGCAGGCTAAGGGTGAAAAGATCTACAATTTCACCATCGGTGACTTTGACCCCAAGGTATTCCCTATTCCGCTGGAGTTTGAAAATGAAATCATTCAGGCTTACAAGGATAAATACACCAACTATCCGCCGGCCGACGGTATTGCCGAACTGCGCAAGGCAGTGGGCGAATTCATCTCGGAGCGCGAAGGCCTCAGCTATGATCCGAACAGCGAGATCGTGATCTCCTGCGGCGGCCGTCCGATCATCTACGCTACTTACCGCACGATCGTTGACCGCGGTGAGAAAGTAATCTACGCCACTCCTTCCTGGAACAACAACCACTACACTCACTTCCTCGAAGGCGAGCACGTGGTGCTGGAAGCAAAAGCGGAAAACGACTTCATGCCCACCGCTGCCGAACTGAAGCCGCTGCTGAAAGGTGCAACCCTGCTGGCGCTCTGCTCTCCGCAAAACCCCACCGGTACTACCTTTGGTAAAAAACAGCTGGAAGAAATATGCGATATGGTACTGGAAGAGAACAAAAGCCGCGCAGCCGGTGAAAAACCGCTGTACGTGCTGTTCGACCAGATGTACTGGGTGCTCACCTTCGGTGAAACGCATCACTACAACCCCGTTTCCCTCCGCCCGGAAATGAAAGATTACACCGTGTTCATCGACGGTATGAGTAAAGCCTTTGCCGGTACGGGTGTGCGTGTGGGCTGGGCGCTGGGCCCCAAACACGTGATGAGCAAAATGAAAGCGATCCTGTCTCACGTGGGCGCCTGGAGCCCCATGGCAGAACAGAAAGCCGCTGCCAAATACCTCGTACAGAAAGAAGCCGTGAACAAATACCTCGTTCACTTCAAAGGTGAGGTGGAAGAAAGACTGGTGAAAATCTTCGAAGGATTCGACGCGCTGAAAAAAGCCGGCCACCAGGTAGACGCCATCGCTCCGCAGGCAGCCATTTACCTCACCATCAAACTGGACCTGGTGGGTAAAAAGACGGCAGACGGGAAAGAGCTGGCAGACCAGGCAGCCGTTACCTCCTACATCCTGGATGAGGCGAAACTGGCGGTGGTTCCTTTCTACGCATTCGGCTCGGCTAAAAACTCACCCTGGTACCGCCTGAGCGTGGGCACCTGTGTGAAAGAAGAAATCCCTGCCATGCTGGCAGCATTGAAAGCGGCACTGGAGAAACTGCAATAA
- the dnaN gene encoding DNA polymerase III subunit beta, whose amino-acid sequence MKFIVSSSTLLKQLQQISGVINSNTVLPILEDFLFMIDKNELTVIATDLETVMKVKLEVEAKETGRICIPAKILMDSLKNLPDQPLTFNIDLNSFAVEITSDNGKYKVMGENPENFPKEPAAEDATNFTMTASALVTAINKTLFAVSNDDLRPQMTGVFFELHPDNITFVATDAHRLVKYIRTDVKCPQADSFIVPKKPLNLLKSAIPDNDSEIKVSYSSNHFFVSHDNAQMICRLIDARFPDYKVVIPKENPYRLTLVKNDFQNGLKRVSVFANKSTNQVALNISGAELQLSAQDVDFSFEGNERMSCQYSGEDMQIAFNAKFLIEMLHAAEGDEITIDLSAPTKAGILRPVEKGESEDLLMLVMPLLLNN is encoded by the coding sequence ATGAAGTTTATCGTTTCTTCCTCTACTTTATTGAAACAATTACAACAGATCAGCGGTGTGATTAACTCGAACACGGTATTGCCCATCCTGGAGGACTTCCTTTTCATGATCGACAAAAACGAGCTCACCGTAATTGCTACCGACCTGGAAACCGTTATGAAGGTAAAGCTGGAGGTAGAGGCCAAAGAAACCGGGCGCATTTGTATTCCGGCGAAAATTCTGATGGACTCCCTGAAGAACCTGCCGGACCAACCGCTGACTTTCAACATAGACCTCAATTCGTTTGCTGTTGAGATCACGTCGGACAACGGTAAATACAAGGTGATGGGAGAAAACCCGGAAAACTTCCCGAAAGAGCCGGCGGCAGAAGATGCGACGAACTTCACCATGACGGCTTCCGCCCTGGTGACGGCCATCAACAAAACCCTGTTTGCCGTGAGCAACGACGATCTTCGCCCGCAGATGACCGGTGTGTTTTTTGAACTGCACCCGGACAATATCACCTTCGTGGCTACCGACGCGCACAGGCTCGTGAAGTATATCCGCACCGATGTGAAATGTCCGCAGGCCGACAGCTTCATCGTACCGAAGAAGCCCCTCAACCTGCTCAAATCCGCCATCCCTGATAACGACAGCGAAATCAAAGTGTCTTACAGCAGCAACCACTTCTTTGTGTCGCACGACAATGCACAGATGATCTGCCGCCTGATAGACGCCCGTTTCCCTGACTATAAAGTGGTGATCCCGAAGGAAAACCCTTACCGCCTGACGCTCGTGAAAAACGACTTCCAGAACGGCCTGAAACGCGTGAGCGTGTTCGCCAACAAGAGCACCAACCAGGTAGCCCTCAACATCAGCGGCGCCGAATTGCAGCTCTCCGCGCAGGACGTTGATTTTTCCTTTGAAGGGAACGAGCGCATGAGCTGCCAGTACAGCGGGGAAGACATGCAGATCGCCTTCAACGCGAAATTCCTCATCGAAATGCTGCACGCCGCCGAAGGTGACGAAATCACCATCGACCTGAGCGCGCCCACTAAAGCCGGTATTCTCCGCCCCGTGGAAAAGGGGGAGTCCGAAGACCTCCTGATGCTGGTGATGCCGCTGCTGCTCAACAATTGA